A single region of the Arthrobacter sp. V1I7 genome encodes:
- the prmC gene encoding peptide chain release factor N(5)-glutamine methyltransferase: MTEGPGLSLAEAVREATAVLAAAGVPSPRVDAEVLAEHLLGVGLGRLRVLLLGDTPAPEGYADLVAERARRTPLQHITGVAHFRYLELAVGPGVFIPRPETESVVQLVLDWLKDRRRLPGMAHPKVVDLGTGSGAIAGSIAHELPGAEVHAVEFSEFAHAWAAKNLLPLGVSLVRGDLRNALPEHNGSFDVVVSNPPYIPAEAIPNEPEVALHDPPEALYGGGADGMELPTAAAASAARLLAPGGYFVMEHAEVQAAWIAGMLERTGLWTDVATHLDLNGKERATSAVLAPRGPADGAALK; this comes from the coding sequence ATGACAGAGGGCCCCGGGCTGAGCCTTGCGGAGGCGGTCCGCGAAGCGACTGCCGTGCTGGCTGCCGCGGGCGTGCCCAGCCCGCGGGTCGACGCCGAAGTCCTCGCCGAGCACCTCCTCGGCGTCGGGCTCGGCCGGCTCCGCGTGCTGCTGCTGGGCGACACGCCGGCGCCGGAAGGCTACGCCGACCTCGTGGCCGAGCGCGCCCGGCGCACTCCGCTGCAGCACATTACCGGGGTGGCGCACTTCCGCTACCTGGAACTCGCTGTCGGCCCGGGGGTCTTCATTCCCCGCCCGGAAACCGAATCCGTGGTGCAGCTGGTGCTGGACTGGCTCAAAGACAGGCGCCGGCTGCCGGGGATGGCGCATCCCAAGGTCGTGGACCTGGGCACCGGATCCGGGGCCATCGCCGGTTCGATCGCCCACGAGCTGCCGGGCGCCGAAGTCCACGCGGTGGAGTTCAGCGAGTTTGCCCACGCGTGGGCCGCAAAGAACCTGCTGCCCCTCGGCGTCTCCCTGGTCCGTGGCGATCTGCGCAATGCCCTCCCGGAGCACAATGGCAGCTTCGACGTCGTCGTCTCAAACCCCCCGTACATCCCGGCCGAAGCCATCCCGAACGAGCCGGAAGTTGCGCTGCACGACCCGCCCGAGGCACTTTACGGCGGGGGAGCGGACGGCATGGAACTTCCGACGGCGGCGGCGGCTTCGGCCGCGCGGCTCCTGGCGCCAGGAGGCTACTTCGTGATGGAACACGCGGAAGTCCAGGCGGCCTGGATAGCCGGCATGCTGGAGCGCACCGGACTGTGGACCGATGTGGCCACCCACCTGGACCTCAACGGAAAGGAACGGGCCACGAGCGCGGTCCTCGCGCCCCGCGGCCCGGCGGACGGAGCAGCCCTGAAGTGA
- the rho gene encoding transcription termination factor Rho — MTETTELSSAVETSSSAAGSSTAAPAKSSGLAGLKLAQLQALASQLGISGGSRMRKGDLVAAISAHRAGTPVSKAPARGAEKATDNGSVAQAAAPVAAPEAAADSEAPVQENARARGRGRSRRAGSDGVITTPPAEASTAEAPAAAAPAVEAAPAEQASEGGDRTRQPRTRNRRRGEAAAQSTGQATGQNTAQDAEQQAAGQGAVAAEAPAEQPSVDQRQAERAEQRSDQRQAERTEQRAEQGSEDGQRRDNTRTRGGRDTADTRENAGNRDNAGRDTARDIDDSDGGSRRNRRNRRDRNDRSGAQDSRDSRDGRDGRDSRDNTSRNDRFRDRNDRRRGRAQGPDVDDVEVTEDDVLLPVAGILDVLENYAFIRTSGYLPGPNDVYVSLAQVKKYNLRKGDAVVGAIRAPRDGEAQHGSQQQSARQKFNALVRITSVNGKTPEELKDRVEFAKLVPLYPSERLRLETDPKKIGPRVIDLVAPIGKGQRGLIVSPPKAGKTLILQSIANAITTNNPEVHLMMVLVDERPEEVTDMQRTVKGEVIASTFDRPADDHTTVAELSIERAKRLVEMGMDVVVLLDSMTRLGRAYNLAAPASGRILSGGVDSAALYPPKRFFGAARNIENGGSLTILATALVETGSKMDEVIFEEFKGTGNMELRLSRQLADKRIFPAVDVNASGTRREENLLSPEEVKIMWKLRRVLSGLETQQSLELLTNKIRETQSNVEFLMQVQKTTLGAKSDNDK, encoded by the coding sequence GTGACCGAAACCACTGAGCTGTCTTCAGCTGTGGAAACATCATCTTCTGCTGCCGGATCGTCAACGGCCGCACCCGCCAAGAGCAGCGGCCTCGCCGGCCTCAAGCTCGCCCAACTGCAGGCACTTGCCAGCCAGCTGGGTATTTCCGGCGGATCCCGCATGCGCAAGGGTGATCTGGTCGCAGCCATTTCCGCCCACCGTGCAGGCACCCCGGTAAGCAAGGCTCCGGCCCGCGGAGCGGAAAAGGCCACCGACAACGGCAGCGTTGCCCAGGCCGCGGCTCCGGTCGCTGCGCCGGAAGCCGCTGCCGATTCCGAGGCCCCTGTCCAGGAAAACGCCCGGGCACGCGGCCGTGGCCGCAGCCGCCGTGCAGGCAGCGACGGCGTCATCACGACTCCCCCCGCCGAAGCTTCGACCGCCGAGGCTCCGGCCGCCGCAGCTCCCGCAGTGGAGGCCGCTCCTGCCGAGCAGGCAAGCGAAGGCGGCGACCGCACCCGCCAGCCGCGCACCCGCAACCGCCGCCGTGGCGAAGCCGCCGCGCAGTCCACAGGCCAGGCCACCGGCCAGAACACCGCCCAGGACGCAGAGCAGCAGGCCGCAGGCCAGGGCGCCGTGGCGGCCGAGGCCCCGGCCGAGCAGCCTTCCGTCGATCAGCGCCAGGCGGAGCGCGCGGAACAGCGTTCCGATCAGCGTCAGGCCGAGCGCACCGAGCAGCGCGCCGAACAGGGCAGCGAAGACGGCCAGCGCCGTGACAACACCCGCACCCGTGGGGGCCGCGACACCGCCGACACCCGCGAGAATGCAGGCAACCGCGACAACGCCGGCCGCGACACCGCCCGCGATATCGATGACAGCGACGGCGGCAGCCGCCGGAACCGCCGCAACCGGCGCGACCGCAACGACCGCTCCGGTGCGCAGGACAGCCGCGACAGCCGCGACGGCCGTGATGGCCGCGACAGCCGCGACAACACCTCCCGCAACGACCGCTTCCGCGACCGCAACGACCGCCGGCGGGGACGCGCCCAGGGACCGGACGTCGACGACGTCGAGGTCACCGAGGACGATGTCCTGCTGCCCGTCGCCGGTATCCTCGATGTGCTGGAGAACTACGCGTTCATCCGCACGTCCGGTTACCTGCCGGGCCCGAACGACGTGTACGTATCCCTCGCCCAGGTCAAGAAGTACAACCTGCGCAAGGGTGACGCCGTCGTCGGCGCGATCCGTGCACCCCGTGACGGCGAGGCCCAGCACGGGAGTCAGCAGCAGTCCGCCCGCCAGAAGTTCAATGCCCTGGTCCGCATCACCTCGGTCAACGGCAAGACCCCCGAGGAACTCAAGGACCGCGTCGAATTCGCGAAGCTTGTCCCGCTGTACCCCTCCGAGCGCCTGCGCCTCGAGACGGACCCCAAGAAGATCGGCCCCCGCGTCATCGATCTGGTTGCCCCGATCGGCAAGGGCCAGCGTGGCCTGATCGTCTCGCCGCCGAAGGCCGGCAAGACGCTCATCCTGCAGTCCATCGCGAACGCCATCACCACCAACAATCCTGAGGTCCACCTCATGATGGTGCTTGTTGACGAACGCCCCGAAGAAGTCACGGACATGCAGCGCACAGTCAAGGGTGAGGTCATTGCCTCCACCTTCGACCGTCCCGCCGACGACCACACCACGGTCGCCGAACTTTCCATCGAGCGTGCCAAGCGCCTCGTGGAAATGGGCATGGACGTCGTCGTGCTCCTCGACTCCATGACGCGACTGGGCCGCGCCTACAACCTGGCAGCACCGGCCTCCGGCCGCATCCTGTCCGGTGGTGTGGACTCCGCCGCGCTGTACCCGCCGAAGCGCTTCTTCGGTGCCGCCCGCAACATTGAAAACGGTGGCTCCCTCACCATCCTGGCAACCGCTCTCGTCGAGACCGGCTCCAAGATGGACGAGGTCATCTTCGAAGAGTTCAAGGGCACCGGCAACATGGAACTGCGCCTGTCCCGCCAGCTGGCAGACAAGCGCATCTTCCCGGCCGTGGACGTCAACGCGTCCGGTACCCGCCGTGAGGAAAACCTGCTTTCCCCCGAGGAAGTCAAGATCATGTGGAAGCTGCGCCGCGTCCTGTCCGGACTCGAAACGCAGCAGAGCCTTGAGCTGCTGACCAACAAGATCCGGGAGACCCAGAGCAACGTCGAGTTCCTCATGCAGGTGCAGAAGACGACGCTTGGTGCGAAGTCCGATAACGACAAGTAG
- a CDS encoding MraY family glycosyltransferase, translating to MIMYLLMMLTAAAVSYAATWGARLVGNRLEVFSPIRSRDMHSTPISRLGGLGIFVGALVALVVASQSFFVKDIFRGNDSPWGVLAGAAVIVVVGLADDLVDLRWWVKLIGQGVAGTVVAVWGVRVSIVPFIPEPIVIENEGASIVLTAGLIVVTMNAFNFIDGLDGLAAGVAIIGGAAFFLTAYWVHRTADILDRSDLATLLTAIVVGSCLGFLPHNWFPAKIFMGDSGAMLIGLLLASAGIVSTGQITSGLYDRVNGIPTIIPILLPFAVLFLPILDLCLAVVRRTAVGRSPWSADRGHLHHKLLDIGYSHRSAVVLMYLWTCVLAFGGLAFVVYPWQIVLAVDLAATAIMAVVTAWPYLHNKAPGRGPRSAAEVE from the coding sequence GTGATCATGTACCTGCTCATGATGCTGACGGCGGCGGCAGTAAGCTATGCGGCGACGTGGGGCGCCCGGCTAGTCGGCAACAGGCTGGAGGTGTTCTCGCCCATCCGCAGCCGCGATATGCATTCCACCCCGATCTCCCGGCTCGGCGGCCTGGGCATCTTCGTCGGCGCCCTGGTGGCACTGGTGGTGGCCAGCCAGTCCTTCTTCGTGAAGGACATCTTCCGCGGCAACGATTCGCCGTGGGGGGTGCTGGCCGGTGCAGCCGTGATCGTTGTGGTTGGCCTTGCCGACGACCTGGTTGACCTGCGCTGGTGGGTAAAACTGATCGGCCAGGGCGTGGCCGGCACCGTGGTCGCCGTCTGGGGTGTCCGCGTTTCGATTGTTCCCTTCATTCCGGAACCGATCGTGATTGAGAATGAAGGGGCCAGCATCGTGCTCACGGCCGGACTCATTGTCGTCACCATGAACGCGTTCAACTTCATTGACGGGCTCGACGGACTTGCCGCTGGTGTGGCGATCATCGGGGGTGCAGCCTTCTTCCTCACGGCCTATTGGGTGCACCGGACCGCCGATATCCTGGATCGCTCCGACCTCGCAACCCTCCTGACAGCGATTGTGGTGGGCAGCTGTCTCGGGTTCCTGCCGCACAACTGGTTTCCGGCGAAGATCTTCATGGGCGACTCGGGCGCCATGCTGATCGGCTTGCTCCTGGCGTCAGCCGGCATCGTCTCCACCGGGCAGATCACCTCCGGGCTCTACGACCGGGTTAACGGCATCCCCACAATCATTCCGATCCTGTTGCCTTTCGCGGTCCTCTTCCTTCCGATCCTGGACCTGTGCCTCGCCGTGGTCCGGCGAACTGCCGTGGGCCGTTCGCCCTGGTCCGCTGACCGGGGACATCTGCACCACAAACTGTTGGACATCGGATACTCGCACCGCAGCGCTGTAGTGCTCATGTACCTGTGGACCTGCGTGCTTGCCTTCGGCGGTCTGGCCTTCGTGGTCTACCCGTGGCAAATCGTGCTGGCCGTAGACTTGGCGGCCACCGCAATCATGGCTGTTGTGACCGCGTGGCCCTACCTCCACAACAAGGCGCCGGGACGCGGTCCCCGCTCTGCGGCGGAAGTGGAATGA
- a CDS encoding L-threonylcarbamoyladenylate synthase yields the protein MTTSYDCTAAEQRAAGLEHAQRAIREHKCVVLPTDTVYGIAADAFSPVAVTLLLASKGRSRKMPPPVLIPRLNALDGLATDVPAEARRLAEAFWPGGLTLILHAQPSLDWDLGETKGTVALRIPADDVARDLLTITGPLAVSSANRTGHPAAQTAAEAEAQLAESVEVYLEDGRRPVEGPEALPSTIIDATALPLRVVRQGAISLERLRDVVPGLLDVDGNAPAGPDHDPAGSGEPAGTA from the coding sequence GTGACGACTAGCTACGATTGCACGGCAGCTGAGCAGCGCGCCGCAGGACTTGAGCACGCCCAGCGGGCCATCCGGGAACACAAATGCGTGGTTCTCCCCACCGATACCGTGTACGGGATCGCCGCCGACGCCTTTTCACCCGTGGCCGTGACCCTGCTGCTTGCGTCCAAAGGCCGGAGCCGGAAGATGCCGCCGCCGGTGCTGATCCCCAGGCTCAACGCCCTCGACGGACTCGCCACCGACGTACCGGCGGAGGCCCGGCGCCTCGCCGAAGCCTTCTGGCCGGGCGGCCTGACCCTGATCCTGCACGCCCAGCCCTCGCTGGACTGGGATCTCGGGGAGACCAAGGGCACCGTGGCGCTGCGGATCCCCGCCGATGACGTCGCCCGGGACCTCCTGACCATCACCGGACCGCTGGCCGTCTCCTCCGCGAACCGCACCGGTCATCCAGCAGCGCAGACCGCAGCCGAGGCGGAAGCGCAGCTCGCCGAGTCCGTCGAGGTTTACCTGGAAGACGGGCGCCGGCCCGTGGAGGGTCCAGAGGCCCTGCCGTCCACCATCATCGACGCCACCGCCCTGCCGCTGCGGGTGGTCCGCCAGGGCGCCATCAGCCTGGAACGCCTGCGGGACGTGGTCCCCGGACTGCTGGACGTGGACGGCAACGCCCCGGCCGGCCCGGACCACGACCCGGCAGGATCCGGCGAACCCGCCGGGACGGCGTGA
- the prfA gene encoding peptide chain release factor 1 has translation MFESVQGLLDEHDAIQAQLGDPAVYADQRLARKLGRRSAQLNGIVEAYHAWHGIQEDLAAAQEMAGEDPEFAAEVPELEAALETAAAKLRRLLIPRDPDDARNVILEVKGGEGGDEAALFAADLLRMYTRYAESRGWKTEMISANESDLGGYKDVQVAIKGSSNDPAEGVYARLKFEGGVHRVQRVPVTESQGRIHTSAAGVLVLPEVDEPEELEINQNDLKIDVYRSSGPGGQSVNTTDSAVRITHLPTGIVVAMQNEKSQLQNREAGMRVLRARILAHQQEQIDAENSAQRKSQIRTMDRSERIRTYNYPENRIADHRTGYKAYNLDQVMNGDLEPVIQSAIELDEQSRLDAIGE, from the coding sequence ATGTTTGAGTCCGTACAGGGGCTGTTGGATGAGCATGATGCTATCCAGGCGCAGCTTGGGGATCCTGCTGTTTATGCTGACCAGCGGCTGGCCCGGAAACTGGGGCGGCGTTCGGCCCAGCTGAACGGCATTGTCGAGGCTTACCATGCCTGGCACGGGATCCAGGAGGACCTGGCGGCGGCCCAGGAGATGGCGGGGGAGGATCCGGAGTTTGCCGCGGAGGTGCCGGAGCTTGAGGCGGCGCTGGAAACGGCCGCGGCAAAGCTGCGCCGGCTGCTGATCCCGCGGGACCCGGACGATGCCCGAAACGTGATCCTCGAGGTCAAGGGCGGTGAGGGCGGCGACGAGGCGGCCCTGTTTGCCGCCGACCTGCTGCGGATGTACACCCGCTATGCCGAATCCCGGGGCTGGAAGACCGAAATGATCTCGGCCAACGAGTCGGACCTGGGCGGATACAAAGACGTGCAGGTTGCCATCAAGGGCAGCTCGAACGACCCGGCCGAGGGCGTCTACGCGCGGCTTAAGTTCGAAGGCGGCGTGCACCGTGTGCAGCGCGTCCCCGTGACGGAATCCCAGGGCCGCATCCACACCTCGGCTGCCGGCGTGCTGGTGCTCCCCGAAGTGGACGAGCCCGAGGAACTCGAGATCAACCAGAACGATCTCAAGATCGACGTCTACCGCTCCTCGGGACCGGGCGGGCAGTCCGTGAACACCACCGACTCGGCCGTCCGCATCACCCACCTTCCCACCGGAATCGTGGTGGCGATGCAGAACGAGAAGTCGCAGCTGCAGAACCGTGAGGCGGGGATGCGCGTGCTGCGCGCCCGTATCCTGGCGCACCAGCAGGAGCAGATCGACGCCGAGAACTCGGCCCAGCGCAAGTCGCAGATCCGCACCATGGACCGCTCCGAGCGCATCCGCACCTACAACTACCCGGAAAACCGGATTGCGGACCACCGCACCGGTTACAAGGCCTACAACCTGGACCAGGTCATGAACGGCGACCTGGAACCGGTGATCCAATCGGCGATCGAACTGGACGAGCAGTCCCGGCTCGACGCCATCGGCGAATAA
- a CDS encoding glycosyltransferase — translation MTQSVAVAAVTFDRPRELAVLLNAINNQTAPVRSICLVDSGTAPAKDVAEGHGNVDYVRSEANLGGAGGFSLAVLKAVASGADWIWMMDDDAEPADAECLATLLREAEARNLDAVVPLVVAPGHPDRLSFFFRLDGKVTHERAELEKVGFLPDDGHFFNGALIRSDVFFKVGLPDMRLFIRGDEVDFTIRLRKAGIRFGTVTTAAITHPHAFSETKHVFGARWHVIVPETAFKRYYYYRNRGYLIRRYFRVKSLVADVGGYLGYFLRRGDFRGLAGWFRAFSTGLRGKGFGPLEDQKF, via the coding sequence ATGACCCAGTCGGTTGCAGTTGCTGCCGTGACGTTTGACCGTCCCCGGGAGCTGGCCGTTCTGCTGAACGCCATCAACAACCAGACGGCTCCGGTGCGCTCCATTTGCCTCGTCGACAGCGGCACGGCGCCCGCCAAGGACGTCGCCGAAGGGCACGGCAACGTGGACTATGTCAGGAGCGAAGCGAACCTCGGCGGGGCGGGCGGCTTTTCCCTCGCGGTCCTCAAGGCGGTCGCCAGCGGAGCTGACTGGATCTGGATGATGGACGACGACGCCGAACCCGCCGACGCGGAGTGCCTCGCCACGCTGCTCCGTGAAGCCGAAGCCCGGAACCTCGACGCCGTTGTCCCGCTGGTGGTGGCCCCCGGGCACCCGGACCGGCTGTCCTTCTTCTTCCGCCTGGACGGCAAGGTCACGCATGAGCGGGCCGAACTGGAAAAGGTCGGCTTCCTCCCGGATGACGGACACTTCTTCAACGGCGCCCTGATCCGCTCCGACGTTTTCTTCAAGGTCGGACTGCCCGATATGCGCCTCTTCATCCGCGGCGACGAAGTGGATTTCACGATCCGGCTGCGCAAGGCCGGCATCCGCTTCGGGACCGTGACGACGGCGGCCATCACGCACCCGCACGCATTTTCGGAGACCAAGCATGTCTTCGGCGCCAGATGGCATGTGATCGTCCCGGAGACCGCCTTCAAGCGCTACTACTATTACCGCAACCGCGGGTACCTCATCCGCCGCTATTTCCGGGTCAAGTCCCTCGTCGCCGATGTGGGCGGGTACCTCGGGTATTTCCTGCGCCGCGGCGACTTCCGCGGGCTGGCCGGCTGGTTCCGGGCCTTTTCCACCGGCCTCCGCGGCAAGGGCTTCGGCCCCCTCGAGGACCAGAAGTTCTAG
- a CDS encoding WecB/TagA/CpsF family glycosyltransferase codes for MTVPRQHVPFLEVDATPVTVNELTDVLDGFIAEGGTRTIVGHNLHSVTLLHSDDGFRSFYQQSDVVLIDGAPVLWLWAKSLEGDGAKERSMDYRLGSTDWIPALAKVKGLKRLAVIGAGSQANAQAVARLQDIVPQAQVDGMPGEGWNAELEARAVAWLGELRPQLVLLGLGMPLQEHVLQRNLASLPPAVYCTVGGAIEQIAGIQKLAPRWIGRLGLEWAWRLLLDPKRVAYRVFGEPWVLMGLLIRRRLRQRRQR; via the coding sequence GTGACCGTTCCGCGTCAGCACGTCCCTTTCCTGGAGGTGGACGCGACGCCAGTGACCGTTAACGAACTGACGGACGTCCTCGACGGGTTCATCGCCGAGGGCGGCACTAGGACCATCGTGGGCCACAACCTGCACAGCGTGACCCTGCTGCATTCCGATGACGGATTCCGTTCCTTCTACCAGCAGAGCGATGTGGTTCTCATCGATGGCGCCCCGGTGTTGTGGCTCTGGGCCAAGAGCCTGGAAGGCGATGGCGCCAAGGAACGCTCGATGGACTACCGGCTGGGCTCCACCGACTGGATTCCCGCGCTGGCGAAGGTCAAAGGTCTTAAGCGTCTCGCCGTAATCGGTGCCGGCAGCCAGGCCAACGCCCAGGCCGTGGCGCGGCTCCAGGACATCGTCCCCCAGGCGCAGGTGGATGGAATGCCCGGCGAGGGCTGGAACGCCGAGCTGGAAGCCCGGGCCGTCGCCTGGCTGGGAGAGCTGCGCCCGCAGCTGGTGCTGCTGGGACTCGGGATGCCGCTGCAGGAACATGTGCTGCAGCGCAACCTGGCCTCGCTGCCGCCGGCGGTCTACTGCACCGTGGGCGGAGCCATTGAGCAGATCGCGGGGATCCAGAAACTGGCCCCGCGATGGATCGGCCGCCTCGGACTTGAGTGGGCCTGGCGCCTTCTGCTGGACCCGAAGCGGGTGGCGTATCGGGTCTTCGGCGAACCCTGGGTGCTGATGGGGCTGCTGATCCGGCGGCGGCTACGCCAGCGCCGGCAGCGCTAG